The proteins below are encoded in one region of Lactuca sativa cultivar Salinas chromosome 3, Lsat_Salinas_v11, whole genome shotgun sequence:
- the LOC128132829 gene encoding uncharacterized protein LOC128132829 codes for MIEYLVWLVTGGRWQVNGTNLEYVCPQRGISEFALIFSEYISYSDFVSLVRSKIGLLDKYRISLCFHHPELNYYIAIVEDMDVRMLINVIKCSGGRAVKVFVVVDEVEEVNGGGEIGNQLVGNLCSYKGSNDPIDITELQSNSDRDELGDEVKAKFPDNLFHGMPLEEVTWFNRACNYAKSNNVRYLDEEEFLEVVTDFYICEHDGRDFEYEEVWKVVKNKQYFM; via the exons atgattgaatatttggtttggcttgtaaccggtgggagatggcaagttaatggaactaatctGGAATACGTATGTCCACAGAGAGGTATTTCTGAAtttgctttgatattttctgagtatattagttatagtgattttgtatctttggtaagaagcaaaattggtttgttagacaaatatagaattagtctttgtttccaccatcctgaattaaattattatatagctatagttgaagacatggatgttagaatgttgataaacgtaatcaaatgtagtggaggaagggctgtgaaagtgtttgtggtggttgatgaagttgaggaggttaatgggggtggtgaaattggaaaccagcttgttggtaatttatgcagttataaagggagcaacgatccgatag atataaccgagctacaaagcaattccgatagagatgagttgggtgatgaagttaaagctaagtttCCCGATAACCTTTTTCACGGTATGCCCCTT gaagaagtgacatggttcaatcgagcatgTAATTATGCGAAAAGTAACAATGTTCGTTATCTGGAtgaagaagagttcttggaagttgttacagaTTTTTACATCTGTGAGCATGACGGCAGAGACTTcgaatatgaggaagtttggaaggttgttaaAAATAAA